One Paracidovorax avenae ATCC 19860 genomic region harbors:
- a CDS encoding peptidoglycan-binding protein, translating into MSQKTFTLLAAALSAALLAGCETTNMRMGSAESKTVATGAAAGESSANANTQLERCSSPLGTVSLVENQDAGWYTILRNEYRLPPTSNLLRLMIQQSNCFVVVERSVTGMGAMNRERALMQSGEMRGGSSFGQGQMVASDYGLSPEIVFSNNDAGGIGGALGALIGGGRGQALGQLGGSLKTREASAMLTLVDNRSGVQVSVSEGSASKSDFAGFGSIFGSSAGGNLGGYQNTSQGKVLTAAFMDAYNQMVMALRNYKAQKVQGQGLGGGGRLGVDGGAAPSQTKAGASMSVREAQARLNALGYDVGAPDGGMGPKTTNGLRAFQKDKGLPVTGRLDSATTDALSR; encoded by the coding sequence ATGTCTCAGAAGACCTTCACCCTGCTGGCTGCGGCACTGTCCGCCGCCCTGCTGGCGGGCTGCGAAACCACGAACATGCGCATGGGCAGCGCGGAATCCAAGACGGTGGCCACGGGCGCCGCGGCCGGGGAGTCGTCGGCGAACGCGAACACGCAGCTCGAGCGCTGCTCCTCGCCGCTGGGCACGGTGTCGCTGGTGGAGAACCAGGATGCGGGCTGGTACACCATCCTGCGCAACGAATACCGCCTGCCGCCGACGTCCAACCTGCTGCGCCTGATGATCCAGCAGTCCAACTGCTTCGTGGTGGTCGAGCGCAGCGTGACCGGCATGGGCGCGATGAACCGTGAGCGCGCACTGATGCAGTCGGGCGAGATGCGCGGCGGCAGCAGTTTCGGCCAGGGGCAGATGGTGGCTTCGGACTATGGCCTGTCGCCGGAGATCGTCTTCTCCAACAACGACGCGGGCGGCATCGGCGGTGCGCTGGGCGCGCTCATCGGCGGCGGGCGCGGCCAGGCGCTGGGCCAGCTCGGTGGATCGCTGAAGACACGCGAGGCCAGCGCCATGCTGACGCTGGTGGACAACCGCTCGGGCGTGCAGGTGTCGGTGTCGGAGGGCAGTGCCTCCAAGAGCGATTTCGCGGGCTTCGGCAGCATCTTCGGCAGTTCGGCGGGCGGCAACCTGGGCGGCTACCAGAACACCTCGCAGGGCAAGGTGCTGACGGCCGCGTTCATGGACGCGTACAACCAGATGGTCATGGCGCTGCGCAACTACAAGGCGCAGAAGGTCCAGGGTCAGGGCCTGGGCGGCGGCGGCCGGCTGGGCGTGGACGGCGGCGCGGCTCCGTCGCAGACGAAGGCGGGCGCGTCGATGTCGGTGCGCGAGGCGCAGGCACGGCTCAATGCGCTGGGCTACGACGTGGGCGCGCCGGACGGCGGCATGGGCCCGAAGACGACGAACGGGCTGCGGGCCTTCCAGAAGGACAAGGGCCTGCCGGTGACGGGCCGCCTGGACTCCGCCACGACCGACGCGCTCTCGCGCTGA
- a CDS encoding sirohydrochlorin chelatase yields MTHLHAPHAHGHSHEHGHGHGVDPHHGPAAGTAPALAQADTTVLLVGHGSREPAGNDEIHAFVRQWRERQPGWRIEVCFIEFAPPGLHDGLLMAAKGSRRVLVLPLILNAAGHVKMEIPESIEHAREHCPGVEFLYGPHLTACEPILAILQRQLRRCMQALDMPDPTTTGVVLLGRGSSDRQANGDVAKMARWLQEDSHHELVEIAFTGITWPRLERVVQRQALLGMKQIVVLPYYLYTGTLMQRIGRQVEHLRVQYPQLRFAQSGHFGMEREIFELLEQRVADLQAGLPDSRLPCDGCKYREIAHDLGHGHSHEHTHAHAPAAIAAGGAEHAHAQADDHGHAHGHGEHGHGHSHDHGHSHSHGHAHAHHGLAAPQPAGAAA; encoded by the coding sequence ATGACGCACCTCCACGCTCCGCATGCCCACGGGCACTCCCACGAACACGGCCACGGTCATGGCGTCGATCCGCACCACGGCCCCGCCGCCGGCACCGCTCCCGCACTCGCGCAGGCCGACACCACCGTGCTGCTGGTCGGCCACGGCTCGCGCGAGCCCGCGGGCAACGACGAGATCCATGCCTTCGTGCGCCAGTGGCGCGAGCGCCAGCCCGGCTGGCGCATCGAGGTCTGCTTCATCGAATTCGCGCCGCCCGGGCTGCACGACGGCCTGCTGATGGCAGCGAAAGGCAGCCGCCGCGTGCTGGTGTTGCCGCTCATCCTGAACGCGGCCGGCCACGTGAAGATGGAGATCCCCGAGTCCATCGAGCATGCGCGCGAACACTGCCCGGGCGTCGAATTCCTCTACGGCCCTCACCTCACGGCCTGCGAGCCCATCCTCGCGATCCTGCAGCGCCAGCTGCGCCGCTGCATGCAGGCGCTGGACATGCCCGACCCCACCACCACCGGCGTGGTGCTGCTGGGCCGGGGCTCGTCCGACCGGCAGGCCAACGGCGACGTCGCCAAGATGGCCCGCTGGCTGCAGGAAGACAGCCACCACGAACTGGTCGAGATCGCCTTCACCGGCATCACCTGGCCGCGCCTGGAGCGCGTGGTGCAGCGCCAGGCGCTGCTGGGCATGAAGCAGATCGTGGTGCTGCCCTACTACCTCTACACCGGCACGCTGATGCAGCGCATCGGTCGGCAGGTGGAGCACCTGCGCGTGCAGTACCCGCAGTTGCGCTTCGCGCAGTCCGGCCACTTCGGCATGGAGCGCGAGATCTTCGAATTGCTGGAGCAGCGCGTGGCCGACCTGCAGGCCGGCCTGCCCGACAGCCGCCTGCCGTGCGATGGCTGCAAGTACCGAGAGATCGCGCACGACCTGGGGCACGGCCACAGCCACGAGCACACGCATGCCCATGCGCCCGCTGCCATCGCTGCGGGGGGCGCCGAGCACGCACACGCACAAGCGGATGACCATGGGCACGCTCACGGGCATGGCGAGCACGGCCATGGACACAGCCATGACCACGGGCATTCCCATTCCCATGGCCATGCTCATGCCCACCACGGCCTCGCCGCGCCCCAGCCTGCCGGAGCCGCCGCATGA
- a CDS encoding class I SAM-dependent methyltransferase — protein sequence MRFPPLPWPLPALLAWAAAWLAFLLLRGAASVPWWAAWLAGCAIGAAASFQGRTRWRQCLIALGFPLSFLAAGATSLPAWAWLAPLAVLLLVYPLHAWRDAPLFPTPARALDGLARAVPLPGTAAVLDAGCGLGHGLRALRRAYPDARLEGLEWSWPLRCLCALRCPWARVRRGDIWRAGWGGYRMVYLFQRPESMARAAAKARAEMAADAWLVSLAFEVPGAVPEVVLRPEAGHPVWIYRVAGLPPVRPQAAAL from the coding sequence ATGCGCTTCCCGCCGCTGCCCTGGCCCCTTCCCGCCCTCCTGGCCTGGGCCGCCGCATGGCTTGCCTTCCTGCTGCTGCGCGGGGCCGCCAGCGTGCCATGGTGGGCGGCCTGGCTGGCAGGCTGCGCCATCGGGGCAGCGGCCAGCTTCCAGGGCCGCACCCGCTGGCGGCAGTGCCTGATCGCGCTGGGGTTCCCGCTCTCGTTCCTGGCCGCGGGTGCCACCTCTCTGCCTGCGTGGGCCTGGCTCGCGCCGCTGGCGGTGCTGCTGCTGGTCTATCCGCTGCATGCCTGGCGCGACGCGCCGCTCTTTCCCACGCCGGCGCGCGCCCTCGACGGGCTGGCCCGGGCCGTACCGCTTCCCGGCACCGCTGCCGTGCTGGACGCCGGCTGCGGACTGGGCCACGGGTTGCGCGCCCTGCGCAGGGCCTATCCCGATGCCCGCCTGGAAGGGCTGGAATGGAGCTGGCCGCTGCGCTGCCTGTGCGCACTGCGCTGCCCGTGGGCCCGGGTGCGGCGCGGCGACATCTGGCGTGCCGGGTGGGGGGGCTACCGCATGGTCTATCTGTTCCAGCGCCCCGAAAGCATGGCCCGGGCCGCGGCCAAGGCCCGCGCCGAGATGGCGGCGGACGCATGGCTGGTCAGCCTGGCCTTCGAGGTGCCCGGGGCCGTGCCGGAGGTCGTGCTGCGGCCCGAGGCCGGCCACCCGGTATGGATCTACCGGGTGGCCGGCCTCCCCCCTGTCCGCCCGCAGGCCGCGGCGCTATGA
- a CDS encoding cobalt-precorrin-5B (C(1))-methyltransferase: MMEKTVRRGTRTGFTTGACSAAAARAAVLGLVEGAVPDAVDCLLPNGDVVRFAVNDGICEGSQVAHAMVIKDAGDDPDCTDKAHLTADVRLLPGRAGEVVLCGGFGVGTVTMAGLGLEVGGPAINPVPRRNIEDNVRAVGGPLLAHAGLEVTISVPQGVEMAKKTLNARLGILGGISILGTTGIVKPYSTSAYRASVVQGVQVAATLGHGVVVLTTGGRTEQFAMKERPELPAACFVQMGDFLRYALDEAVAQGLREVVIGGMVGKLTKIAQGETITHANRAEVDTQLLAELAARVGAPPEVCAEIAAAETARFGAERMQALGLGEPFHHALAQAVVQTLTAPDRYGDRFHLTVLVCDFDGSKITEAASGPATTA, from the coding sequence ATGATGGAAAAGACCGTCCGCCGCGGCACGCGCACCGGCTTCACCACCGGGGCCTGCTCCGCCGCCGCCGCGCGCGCCGCCGTGCTGGGCCTGGTCGAAGGCGCAGTGCCCGACGCGGTGGACTGCCTGCTGCCCAACGGCGACGTGGTGCGCTTCGCGGTGAACGACGGAATCTGCGAAGGTAGCCAAGTTGCGCACGCCATGGTCATCAAGGACGCGGGCGACGACCCCGACTGCACCGACAAGGCCCACCTTACCGCCGACGTGCGCCTGCTGCCCGGCCGCGCGGGCGAGGTCGTGCTGTGCGGCGGCTTCGGCGTAGGCACGGTCACCATGGCCGGCCTGGGCCTGGAAGTGGGCGGCCCGGCCATCAACCCCGTGCCCCGCCGCAACATCGAAGACAACGTGCGTGCCGTGGGCGGCCCGCTGCTTGCGCATGCAGGGCTGGAAGTGACCATCTCCGTGCCCCAGGGCGTGGAGATGGCCAAGAAGACGCTGAACGCGCGCTTGGGGATTTTGGGCGGCATCTCCATCCTGGGCACCACCGGCATCGTCAAGCCCTATTCCACCTCTGCCTACCGCGCCAGCGTGGTGCAGGGCGTGCAGGTGGCCGCCACGCTGGGCCACGGCGTGGTGGTGCTGACCACCGGCGGGCGCACCGAACAGTTCGCGATGAAGGAGCGGCCCGAACTGCCCGCCGCCTGCTTCGTGCAGATGGGCGACTTCCTGCGCTATGCGCTCGACGAGGCCGTGGCCCAGGGCCTGCGCGAGGTGGTCATCGGCGGCATGGTGGGCAAGCTCACGAAGATCGCCCAGGGCGAGACCATCACCCACGCCAACCGCGCCGAGGTCGATACGCAATTGCTGGCCGAACTCGCTGCCCGCGTGGGCGCGCCGCCCGAGGTCTGCGCCGAGATCGCCGCCGCCGAAACCGCGCGCTTCGGCGCCGAACGCATGCAGGCCCTGGGCCTGGGCGAGCCCTTCCACCATGCGCTCGCGCAGGCCGTGGTGCAGACGCTGACGGCGCCCGACCGCTACGGCGACCGCTTCCACCTCACCGTGCTGGTCTGCGATTTCGACGGCAGCAAGATCACCGAGGCCGCCTCCGGGCCGGCCACCACCGCCTGA
- a CDS encoding carboxylesterase family protein has product MRHPHTIRGAWLALSAAAVLAGTGCSTHRTDHEAPAAPAPACASGTTATFGNGASACGSQASVTPAGGSPVAVNTYLGIKYAKAGRFQPPQLYAPNGSNVPQTAPGAFCPQPNSIVFRNQSEDCLYLNVFTPQSALGASRPLPVLFFIHGGAFVEGSGYQPSPNGNVFDGSYLAATGNMVVVTINYRLGALGFLALGHVDKSVDPSGTLQGNFGILDQQQAMQWVQQYIRAFGGDPTRVTVAGESAGAMSTGLHLFAAPGSAKLFQAAIMESNPVGSVYRTPAKAHELGELFRVSLCLHMKDCLKREPILKNATFQEIIDTQSLKAPPSEDKAGAPARMQTTVPPLVALLGEAAPQVQDGLPWSPTLDGTVIAGQPLAGYATTSTGPMPAKPFVFGINRDEGVVFADMAYLKMGDLLLPALVNEVVLGWVWGNDRTKITGYTVKGATPYKAPAALAPDYMPNRSAVTMSNIINDFAFRCGNLAMAGRGAAANAKASPALPAFGYLFAQAPIFNLYRTGPQRTPVPACQPDAGNVCHANEIPYVFNTIGQLDAQRPVPRADQALSQAMAAAWASFVNNPSNPAPWAASGNLPTRWTPYAGLSSPLTQWNTAGDSSVSASQLDQGANCSALWNTIAPIAGN; this is encoded by the coding sequence ATGCGACATCCGCACACCATCCGAGGCGCCTGGCTGGCGCTTTCCGCTGCCGCCGTGCTGGCCGGCACGGGCTGCAGCACGCACCGCACGGACCACGAGGCCCCGGCCGCACCGGCACCCGCGTGCGCCAGCGGCACCACCGCCACGTTCGGCAACGGCGCGTCCGCGTGCGGAAGCCAGGCCTCGGTCACGCCCGCGGGCGGATCGCCCGTGGCGGTGAACACCTACCTGGGCATCAAGTACGCCAAGGCGGGCCGGTTTCAGCCGCCCCAGTTGTATGCACCCAACGGCAGCAACGTGCCGCAGACGGCGCCCGGTGCCTTCTGCCCGCAGCCCAACAGCATCGTCTTCCGCAACCAGAGCGAAGACTGCCTCTACCTGAACGTCTTCACGCCGCAGTCGGCCCTCGGGGCGTCCCGGCCGCTGCCGGTGCTGTTCTTCATCCACGGCGGTGCGTTCGTGGAAGGCAGCGGCTACCAGCCGTCTCCCAACGGCAACGTCTTCGACGGCTCCTACCTCGCCGCCACGGGCAACATGGTGGTGGTGACCATCAACTACCGGCTGGGCGCGCTGGGGTTCCTGGCGCTCGGCCATGTCGATAAGAGTGTCGATCCGAGCGGCACGCTCCAGGGCAACTTCGGCATTCTCGACCAGCAGCAGGCCATGCAATGGGTGCAGCAGTACATCCGCGCATTCGGCGGCGACCCCACCCGCGTCACCGTCGCGGGCGAGAGCGCGGGCGCGATGTCCACCGGGCTGCACCTGTTCGCCGCGCCGGGCAGCGCGAAGCTCTTCCAGGCCGCGATCATGGAGAGCAATCCGGTGGGGTCCGTGTACCGCACACCGGCCAAGGCCCACGAGTTGGGCGAACTCTTCCGGGTCTCGCTCTGCCTGCACATGAAGGATTGCCTGAAACGCGAACCCATCCTGAAAAATGCCACGTTCCAGGAAATTATCGATACCCAGTCACTGAAAGCGCCGCCATCGGAGGACAAGGCCGGCGCCCCGGCCAGGATGCAGACCACGGTGCCGCCCCTGGTCGCCCTGCTGGGCGAAGCCGCCCCGCAGGTCCAGGACGGCCTGCCCTGGTCGCCGACCCTGGACGGCACGGTCATCGCCGGGCAGCCCCTGGCCGGCTACGCGACCACGTCCACCGGGCCCATGCCCGCGAAGCCGTTCGTCTTCGGCATCAACCGGGACGAGGGGGTCGTCTTCGCCGACATGGCCTATCTCAAAATGGGCGACTTGCTGCTTCCGGCATTAGTCAACGAAGTGGTTCTCGGCTGGGTCTGGGGCAATGACCGCACCAAGATCACCGGCTACACCGTAAAAGGCGCCACCCCCTACAAGGCCCCCGCCGCCTTGGCGCCCGATTACATGCCCAACCGCTCGGCCGTGACGATGTCGAACATCATCAACGACTTTGCCTTCCGCTGCGGCAACCTCGCCATGGCGGGCCGCGGGGCCGCAGCCAACGCGAAGGCCAGCCCCGCGCTGCCGGCATTCGGCTACCTGTTCGCGCAGGCGCCGATCTTCAACCTGTACAGGACGGGCCCGCAGCGCACGCCCGTCCCGGCCTGCCAGCCGGATGCCGGCAACGTCTGCCACGCCAACGAAATACCCTACGTATTCAATACCATCGGGCAACTGGACGCGCAGCGACCCGTCCCTCGCGCGGACCAGGCACTGTCGCAGGCCATGGCGGCCGCCTGGGCGAGCTTCGTGAACAACCCGTCCAACCCCGCACCCTGGGCCGCGTCCGGCAACCTGCCGACGCGCTGGACGCCCTACGCAGGCCTGTCATCGCCCCTGACGCAATGGAACACGGCCGGCGACAGCAGCGTCAGCGCATCCCAGCTCGACCAGGGCGCGAACTGCTCCGCCCTCTGGAACACGATCGCGCCCATCGCGGGGAACTGA
- a CDS encoding bifunctional cobalt-precorrin-7 (C(5))-methyltransferase/cobalt-precorrin-6B (C(15))-methyltransferase, with product MTTTNLLEKDPQPCRVIGVLDDGAASLSATALALLRRADLVIGGTRTLALLEDDIAPQAVRRDLTGCLSSVPGWIAEARAAHQSCVVLATGDPLCHGIASYLASRLCIQALEVMPNVSTLQLACARLGLAWQDARIVSVHAKDAGEWTVGAAPAHGLYALAQAVRQHDRLAVLTSPDNTPARIARLLVAEGLGDDFQISVAERLCTPDERVWADMAPAHAAAQQFADPNVVLLVRTRQRPDAVRFGLPDAAYHQRQPDKGLITKQEVRAVSLARMQLRAASRVWDIGAGSGSVGLEAARLCPQGHVWAMEKNEGDVEIARRNARDFGVSNHTLVHGKAPEGLDAWPDPDAVFIGGSGGELAELIALCLKRLRPGGWLVMNFVTLENLAAATQALQAAGAAWDVLQLQAARSKPILHMHRMAAENPVWIVCAQAGGAGAAAPAVE from the coding sequence ATGACGACCACGAACCTGCTCGAAAAAGACCCCCAGCCCTGCCGCGTGATCGGCGTGCTGGACGACGGCGCCGCCAGCCTCAGCGCCACCGCGCTCGCACTGCTGCGCCGGGCCGACCTGGTGATCGGCGGCACGCGCACGCTGGCGCTGCTGGAAGACGACATCGCCCCGCAGGCCGTGCGCCGCGACCTGACCGGCTGCCTCTCGTCCGTGCCCGGCTGGATCGCGGAGGCGCGCGCCGCCCACCAGTCCTGCGTGGTGCTGGCCACGGGCGACCCGCTCTGCCACGGCATCGCGAGCTACCTGGCCTCGCGCCTGTGCATCCAGGCGCTGGAGGTGATGCCCAACGTCTCCACCCTGCAGCTCGCCTGCGCCCGCCTGGGCCTGGCCTGGCAGGACGCGCGCATCGTCTCCGTGCATGCGAAGGATGCCGGCGAATGGACCGTGGGCGCCGCGCCCGCGCACGGCCTCTACGCCCTGGCCCAGGCCGTGCGCCAGCACGACCGCCTGGCCGTGCTCACCAGCCCCGACAACACGCCCGCGCGCATCGCCCGCCTGCTGGTGGCCGAAGGGCTGGGCGACGACTTCCAGATCAGCGTGGCCGAGCGCCTCTGCACGCCCGACGAGCGCGTCTGGGCCGACATGGCGCCGGCCCATGCCGCCGCGCAGCAGTTCGCCGACCCCAACGTGGTGCTGCTGGTGCGCACGCGCCAGCGGCCCGACGCGGTGCGCTTCGGCCTGCCCGATGCGGCGTATCACCAGCGCCAGCCCGACAAGGGCTTGATCACCAAGCAGGAAGTGCGCGCCGTCTCGCTGGCCCGCATGCAACTGCGCGCCGCCAGCCGCGTGTGGGACATCGGCGCCGGCAGCGGCTCGGTGGGGCTGGAGGCCGCGCGCCTGTGCCCCCAGGGCCACGTCTGGGCCATGGAGAAGAACGAGGGCGACGTGGAGATCGCGCGCCGCAACGCGCGCGATTTCGGCGTCTCCAACCACACGCTGGTGCACGGCAAGGCGCCCGAAGGGCTCGATGCCTGGCCCGACCCGGACGCCGTCTTCATTGGCGGCTCGGGCGGCGAGCTGGCCGAGCTGATTGCGCTGTGCCTCAAGCGCTTGCGCCCCGGCGGCTGGCTGGTGATGAACTTCGTCACGCTGGAAAACCTCGCCGCTGCCACCCAGGCGCTGCAGGCCGCCGGCGCCGCCTGGGACGTGCTGCAGTTGCAGGCCGCGCGCAGCAAGCCCATCCTGCACATGCACCGCATGGCGGCCGAGAACCCGGTGTGGATCGTCTGCGCGCAGGCGGGCGGTGCCGGGGCTGCGGCGCCGGCCGTGGAGTAG
- the cobI gene encoding precorrin-2 C(20)-methyltransferase: protein MTTEHATITSAPRPRPQPQDKHAPSTQGPLGRLIGVSLGPGDPGLITRAAWAQLQRTDAVWTYPARSTKTPSYAFDIVQRAGLTPPAVHQTLLFPMTHDGDKLARAWMRAADTVLPWLQAGQDVLFLVEGDASTYATFGHLARTVRALDARIEAPVIAGVNAFTAACATRGMPLAEQDDTIAIVPAAYGVSAVDRLLPDFDTLVLMKVKPLMDDLIDWLERRELLPHTQFIERVGAPDERCVAGAHLPALRGTKVSYLSLMVVKNPHRIRGERIKGCLKKTSPAASAAGLPTSDEPELAE, encoded by the coding sequence ATGACCACCGAACACGCCACCATCACGAGCGCGCCGCGCCCGCGCCCGCAGCCGCAGGACAAGCACGCGCCGTCCACGCAAGGCCCCCTGGGCCGCCTCATCGGCGTGTCCCTGGGCCCTGGCGACCCCGGCCTCATCACCCGCGCTGCCTGGGCGCAACTGCAGCGCACCGACGCGGTCTGGACCTATCCCGCGCGCAGCACCAAGACACCCAGCTACGCCTTCGACATCGTGCAGCGCGCCGGCCTCACGCCGCCCGCCGTGCACCAGACCCTGCTGTTCCCGATGACGCACGACGGCGACAAGCTCGCCCGGGCCTGGATGCGCGCCGCAGACACCGTGCTGCCCTGGCTGCAGGCCGGACAGGACGTGCTCTTCCTCGTGGAAGGCGACGCCAGCACCTACGCCACCTTCGGCCACCTGGCGCGCACCGTGCGGGCGCTGGACGCGCGCATCGAGGCGCCCGTGATCGCCGGCGTGAACGCCTTCACGGCGGCCTGCGCCACGCGCGGCATGCCGCTGGCCGAGCAGGACGACACCATCGCCATCGTGCCCGCCGCCTACGGCGTGAGCGCGGTGGACCGCCTGCTGCCCGACTTCGACACCCTGGTGCTGATGAAGGTCAAGCCGCTCATGGACGACCTCATCGACTGGCTGGAACGGCGCGAGCTGCTGCCCCACACCCAGTTCATCGAGCGCGTGGGCGCACCCGACGAGCGCTGCGTGGCCGGTGCTCATCTGCCCGCACTGCGCGGCACCAAGGTCAGCTACCTCTCGCTCATGGTGGTGAAAAACCCGCACCGTATCCGGGGCGAGCGCATCAAGGGCTGCCTGAAAAAGACCTCGCCCGCAGCCTCTGCTGCGGGCCTTCCGACATCCGACGAACCGGAGCTTGCCGAATGA
- the cobM gene encoding precorrin-4 C(11)-methyltransferase has product MPDSSAQANGACDTAVPGPGTVWFVGAGPGDPDLITVKGRSLVERAGAILFAGSLVDEAATRWAPPGCTIADSKSMTLDQMAAWLVLQAQKHRTVVRLQTGDPALYGALVELVQPLDAAGVPVRVVPGVSSAMASAAAAVESFTLPEVTQTVVFTRVEGRTPMPPGESLAELARHRCTLCIFLSITLLHKVQAGLREAGWPDDAPLLVVHKASWPGEERIVRCTVADVRERCREAQVVSQAMIIASPTLGARHWPELAKSKLYDPGFTHRFRRADDASTAGPQAATIPPEPQR; this is encoded by the coding sequence ATGCCAGATTCTTCGGCGCAGGCCAACGGAGCCTGCGATACCGCCGTCCCGGGACCGGGCACCGTCTGGTTCGTCGGTGCCGGGCCCGGCGATCCGGACCTCATCACCGTCAAGGGCCGCTCCCTGGTCGAACGCGCCGGGGCCATCCTGTTCGCCGGCTCGCTCGTGGACGAAGCCGCCACGCGCTGGGCGCCCCCGGGCTGCACCATCGCCGACAGCAAATCCATGACGCTGGACCAGATGGCCGCGTGGCTCGTGCTGCAGGCGCAGAAGCACCGCACGGTGGTGCGCCTGCAGACGGGCGATCCGGCGTTGTACGGCGCGCTGGTCGAACTCGTGCAGCCGCTCGATGCCGCGGGCGTGCCGGTGCGCGTGGTGCCGGGCGTTTCGTCGGCCATGGCCTCGGCCGCCGCGGCGGTGGAGAGCTTCACGCTGCCCGAGGTCACGCAGACCGTGGTGTTCACGCGCGTGGAGGGCCGCACGCCCATGCCGCCCGGCGAATCGCTCGCCGAGCTGGCGCGGCACCGCTGCACGCTCTGCATCTTCCTGTCGATCACCCTGCTGCACAAGGTGCAGGCCGGGCTGCGCGAAGCCGGCTGGCCCGACGACGCGCCGCTGCTCGTGGTGCACAAGGCCTCCTGGCCCGGCGAGGAGCGCATCGTGCGCTGCACCGTGGCGGACGTGCGCGAGCGCTGCCGCGAGGCCCAGGTGGTGAGCCAGGCCATGATCATCGCCAGCCCCACCCTGGGCGCGCGCCACTGGCCCGAACTCGCCAAATCCAAGCTCTACGACCCGGGCTTCACCCACCGCTTCCGGCGCGCGGATGACGCATCCACCGCCGGCCCGCAAGCCGCCACCATTCCGCCGGAACCCCAACGATGA
- a CDS encoding cobalamin biosynthesis central domain-containing protein gives MNTPATPDVVLSAPAQPAAEVRVCLVAITRHGAAQAAQLARDVPQAHVCTAAKFAAAFDGLPNTVRAYEGALRDEIAPLFAQYDQLVFFVSLGAVVRLIAPVLKSKDEDPGVTVVDDAGQFVIPVLSGHVGGANEWSERIAALIGATPVLTTASDVGKTIPVDILGRHLGWRVEAPKINITRVSAHVVNGEPIAVVQEAGSPHWWNRPTPLPANITCLGDWSGVDPDRFKAVLWITHDEVVPERWAAWHERLVVYRPPQDADKATA, from the coding sequence ATGAATACCCCTGCCACCCCCGACGTGGTGCTCTCCGCCCCCGCGCAGCCCGCCGCCGAGGTGCGCGTGTGCCTCGTCGCCATCACCCGCCACGGCGCCGCCCAGGCCGCGCAACTGGCGCGCGACGTGCCCCAGGCCCATGTCTGCACCGCCGCCAAATTCGCCGCTGCCTTCGATGGCCTGCCCAACACCGTGCGCGCCTACGAAGGCGCGCTGCGCGACGAGATCGCGCCGCTCTTCGCACAGTACGACCAGCTGGTCTTCTTCGTCTCGCTGGGCGCCGTGGTGCGCCTGATCGCCCCGGTGCTCAAGTCCAAGGACGAAGATCCCGGCGTGACGGTGGTGGACGATGCCGGCCAGTTCGTCATCCCCGTGCTCTCGGGCCACGTGGGCGGCGCCAACGAATGGAGCGAGCGCATCGCCGCGCTGATCGGCGCCACGCCCGTGCTCACCACCGCGTCCGACGTGGGCAAGACCATTCCCGTCGATATCCTCGGCCGCCACCTGGGCTGGCGCGTGGAGGCGCCCAAGATCAACATCACGCGCGTCTCGGCGCACGTGGTCAACGGCGAGCCCATCGCCGTGGTGCAGGAAGCCGGCAGCCCGCACTGGTGGAACCGGCCCACGCCGCTGCCCGCCAACATCACCTGCCTCGGCGACTGGAGCGGCGTCGATCCCGACCGCTTCAAGGCCGTGCTGTGGATCACGCACGACGAGGTCGTACCCGAGCGCTGGGCCGCGTGGCACGAACGTCTGGTGGTCTATCGCCCGCCGCAGGACGCGGACAAGGCCACCGCGTGA
- a CDS encoding precorrin-8X methylmutase, protein MSTVNTVTEQLTRAGQAIEHDSFAIIDAEAGPHAYTAQQWPIVRRMIHANADFEFNGLTDFHPDAVEAGIAAMLRGGAPVVADVEMICSGLSQPRLAHFGMRTHQFISDADVIARAQAEDTTRAVQAMRKAHRQGLLQGAVVGIGNAPTALIELVRLIREEGVRPALVVGMPVGFVSAAESKDLMADVTEVPWIVIRGRKGGSTLVVAALHALLALAEARQKQQQQSTASAAGG, encoded by the coding sequence ATGAGCACGGTGAACACCGTCACCGAGCAGCTCACGCGCGCCGGCCAGGCCATCGAGCACGACAGCTTCGCCATCATCGACGCCGAAGCCGGCCCGCACGCCTACACGGCGCAGCAGTGGCCCATCGTGCGCCGCATGATCCACGCCAATGCCGACTTCGAATTCAACGGCCTGACCGATTTTCATCCCGATGCGGTGGAGGCCGGCATCGCCGCGATGCTGCGCGGCGGCGCGCCCGTGGTGGCCGACGTGGAGATGATCTGCTCGGGCCTGTCGCAGCCGCGCCTGGCGCACTTCGGCATGCGCACGCACCAGTTCATCAGCGACGCCGACGTGATCGCCCGGGCCCAGGCCGAAGACACCACGCGCGCCGTGCAGGCCATGCGCAAGGCGCACCGGCAGGGGCTGCTGCAGGGGGCCGTGGTGGGCATCGGCAACGCGCCCACGGCGCTCATCGAGCTCGTGCGCCTGATCCGCGAGGAGGGCGTGCGCCCCGCGCTGGTGGTGGGCATGCCGGTGGGCTTCGTCTCCGCCGCCGAATCCAAGGACCTGATGGCCGACGTGACAGAGGTGCCCTGGATCGTGATCCGCGGCCGCAAGGGCGGCTCCACCCTGGTGGTGGCCGCGCTGCATGCGCTTCTGGCGCTGGCCGAGGCGCGGCAGAAGCAACAGCAACAGTCCACCGCGAGCGCTGCCGGAGGCTGA